The stretch of DNA CATGAGTCCCTTTCTTGAACTTATGAGGAGGTAGAGAGCTAATCCAATAGTTCACTAGTCTGCCCATACTGACACATGTAGTATCTCAGTAATACGATCAGAAAACTAACCCTAAAATGTCTTTGTTCACTAACAAAGGCTTGTGTTATTTAAGAATGACTCGACCATAACAAGCATCACAGCAGGTCAATATCTAGCCTTCTTTCTTAACATGCCCCGTTGTATTACTATGAAAAGGTGTTCAATCTACAGCAAACCTTTGACCAGTGCAAAATATGATCCAGTACTCCGTTGTCAACCAATGTAAGACAGTTACTATGTGCAGACCGAGATATCAGGCTCATTGGTTTCAACTCTGAGGTAGGATCTAGAGTATCAAAGGGGATATTGTTCGAACCCAGTACACAAGTGCATTAAAGGGACCGAGCCATCACAATCTAATATGGTGATGCTCATCTTCCTGCAGCAAGGGTTAGACAAAGGTTTCTCAGTGAGACGTCGTTGGCCCATTAGAGATTAGGGGGGCGGCGTGGGTGGATAATGTCCCATCTATGCTGggttaaaaacacaaatggaaAACTCAAGAGggaaacttggaaaaaaaaaaacaaaaacaaaaataactacCTGTACAGAGCGCCCCACCTCAAAGGCACTATTTTCAATTATTTCCCAAAACACCATCGCTACTCCAACTGTGCATGAGCTACTCAGTTATGACCCTGTATCTTAACTGCGGCAATCGCCCAGCTTCGCCACCTGTGGGCTACTCCTTGCTAAGGTGCCTTCCATGTTGAAGCCTTTCTAGCAAGTGTATTCCAATTTCAATACTTGCTTCAGACATCTTAAATGGGCGTGATATGCACTTTCATTCTTAAAAGCAAGATAAACAAAGCATTAAATAgaattacagaaataaatacattttattttgtttaaatatgTGGGCCCTCATGTTCGAATTGTCACTGACAGACGTATTTGGAAGTAGGATAGAGTGAATGACcaacatttcatgaaaataagcTGCCCTACTGTTTGATGTACTAACATGAGTGGGATGCTTTTTTATGAATTGATCTCAACATACACGAGTCACCAACTCAGTAAGCATCACTGTAAATCCCCAGGTTACAATGCATTTAATGAACATTAGATCGCGTAATTTAACTTGGAAGCCCTTCCCTCTCAATTGGAAAACCGATTCcaggagaaaagaaaatcagtgaTCACATCAAGGAAGCGTGGTCCCTTTTCATCAGATTATCTTTTGTGTTGATTTAATGTTATTACGATAACCTTGGATATAAAATTCCTAATACAGATGCCAAAACGTCACCAtgaatgaaaagacaaagagataaaaggaaaaaatccaaATCAGCTGAACTTAACATCTTGCCATTAATTCCCAAGGCCTTTTTCCGCCATGGCCAAAACCTGGATTTGtccacatacatacagtaatcATATATACTTTGTAATCTTTCAACGTCTCTGGCTATGTACAAGCTATACAAATAGAGAGCAGGCTGAGGGCCAGGTTTTCTGAGCTGTGCAGAGGGAGCAGTTGGTTGGGACGTCTCCCAGTCTCCCGGCTCCTTCCCCCGCAGTCTGCCCATACAGGTGGCTGTTCTGCTTCACTTGCGATCGTCGATGGTCTTAATGAATTCCACCGCCGCGGTGAACTGCATCCACCAATAGCACTCCTCCCCACTCAGCCGGCTGGCGTAGAAATTATTGATGTACTGAACGGTGGACAGCAGGCAGGGCGGGTTTGcctggaggggaggagaagtgGGGATGGGCCCACATTAGCCGTTGAAAGAACCTCACGCAATGCCATACAGATTACGAccataaatatgtaaatatgtaaaatatgtcCGCACAGGTTATCAGACATCAGTCTTTATGGGACCTCACAATCACAATTCAATTATTTAGGTGAACAATATTCTAACTCATCATTATCCTCAACCTTTAGTCATCAAGGAGTCAATTAATAACCAATATGAAAAAGGCACAAAACCATTAAAATtgaaaaatctgtttaaaaatACAGTTAAGAAATGGGTGTAATGCCAGCATAATGTGGATGAATGAAATAGTGGCCAAGGCTCACCCTTATGAGCACAAAGACTAGCACAGGGACAAAGTCATCTGCTCCAGGCACAGAGTCTTCATTGGCCAGACTCAGGAGGTTCATGATGGTGGAACACATGCGCAGTATGCACTGAACTTTGTCTCGAGGTGTCTTGTAGGCGTTGATGGTCCTGATCTCAGACTGTGCAGAGGGCCAGGGAGCCTCCTTCAGGTAAACCTGCAACCATAAAAGtcacaacactcacacacttctcAAGACTTTGTGGACCTACCTGGATATTTCTCCCTTCTCTACACATGCTCATATCATACATCTGATAAACAGATCGGTGAATGTCAGCAAGCTGATACCTCTGGGATTTGAAGAGCTTTATGATTGGCCGTTACAACTTTTGAGAGCCGCTGGATATGTTCATGGAAAAGTCtgcaaggagaggaaaaaaaattactttgtgtgacaacacaaagtaaccctaacccagatTATGTCCAGTACCATATCACATATGTTGCAACAACATATGTGACCAAATTATTAAAATAGTTAACCTGACTGTGCCCAAGATGCAATGTGTTTAAAGCACATGAATCGTAATTTCTGTTGCACCAAAGCAATGTCAACGTTTTTTTCAAGAGTTGGAGAGACTGAAGACAACAGATGAAACACAATGACACAACCTGGTGTACATTAATAAGCCAAGCAAAAGGTCCTACTCCAAATTCACAATTCATGTTACAATttagctgcacacacagaagACAGAGACATAGTTGTACTTTATTAGACTATTATTAAagatattattttaattcataagCCTTCTGCCATGAAATGCAGGTACGGAGGAGAGAAAAGTAATTCCACTGTAACAACATAATTCCCAGTAAGATAATTTTGCAGAGAAAACTGGACCAGTGCCTGTTGAGGCAAGCAGCCTGTGTGGCACTGGAGTCATCCCAGCTACTCACTGGTCTCTGAGAATATCCCCGTCCTGGTTGGGGTAGAAGGCCAGTTTGAAGATGCGGTTCATAACACTGCGCTCAATAGCCATCTGGGCGTCCTGCAGCTGGTCTTCGCTAGCATACTGCCAGATGGCATCACGGGCCATGGCACCGTACAAGTAGCGCAGAAAATCCTCCACTGCGGCCGTCTTGTCATCGGCTGCTGTGCACCCCTGGAACGCTGGAATggaaacagaggaaagacaTGGCAAACATCAGCACATTACACACATCTTAACATCTGAAAGTATTTAAAGGTTAAGTGTTGATGGTGAGGTTGGAAGTGACAGTGTGCAGCCTTGCACTCATAATGAAAACTGCTGAGGGAAAGTTGTCAAAGCAAATTTTTGATATTCATCTTGAAAAACACCCTGTTTTTCACAGCCTGCCCCAGTACTTCGGTTTAGTTTGGATGATGATTCAAACATTTCCCTTTAAAGGACAAATGATGACAACTTTGATCTGGGTGGCAAAACATTTGAGTTAATTTTTTATGCAATAATAATCCAACAGAGTATCTGCTGAATATTGTACCTTGAGGTCTATGTGTAAAGTGAATGCATGAGGTGTACACTATGGAAAGGATACCATTCTTTGATTACACAAAGAGGGAAACCATGAGCTATAGAAAGTCAACAGCACACAGGTTTCCCTGGTCTTTGAAACATCTGCTGTTGTGTTACTGTTAATGGTTTGGGAATGGACTGCTTTTATGTTTGGATCTGCATATGTTGTGTGGTTGTCATCACCCGGTTGCCTGTGTTTGATGAGTGAAAAACACATAACAGACACTGTATACTATAACAAAAAGGAGCAAAAAGATGGAAATGGCAGGCAGGAAAGTGTCATTGTGCTTTGAAAGCTAATGGGCATGGCCAACTGAAGAGCAAAAAACTTCAATATGACCAATCAGCAGAACTAAACGTGGATATACCCTTAATGAATTCCAGCATCTTGGCCTCCATGTGTTCAAGAAGCAGCCGAACACAAACAGTGGTGAAGTAGCGGTTGGCCACCTCCTTGTCCCTCAgcactctctggaggagcctcTCCAGATGAGCCTGGGACGTCTGCAGGCCTTGACGACACCTGGTCAGATAGGCTATGTACGGCGCCCGCTTCCTACAGGGacgacacgcacacacaaatacacaaattgttttttattgccgTTATACTGCACACTACATCTCTGCAGTTGTCAAAAACAACATTATGTACTGCACAACAAAAAGATAACATCATGAAAGACCCATGGAGTACTCTAAGTGAGCTTGCATTTTCTCTCCAGGACCCCAGAGTTACCTGTAATCCTCTGCTATGGCAGCCAGCAGCTTCCTGCAGGTGCGTGCGTCGAAGCGGCTAACACAGCGTGTGGTCTCCTGGATCTGGGCCATCTGGTTCTTATCCTGGAGGTTGATGGCCTCTGCTAGCTGGACCTTCAGGAAGCAGACGATCTCATTGTCTGGGAAAGGGGACGGTAGGGAGACAATGTTAGATACACTGCTTGCCGCTCACAAAGGAGAGGCTGGTTGCTGTAATCTGATCAGCCTGCCGCCTCCACACGAGAATGTGACTGATGGCCATGAAGATGCAGTCTTATGGCTTTGCTGTTAACCATTTCAAAGGATGTCACTCCCTATTCTGCTGCTATTGTCCTGCTTCAGGACATGAAGGAGAAACCTTGCAGAATAGCTGCAAGAAAGGGTAAGTGATTGAGGTCTGTCTCATTTTGTGCAGCTTCAAATGTTGTGGTAAACTGTTTGGTAATacgaatgtgtgtgtaaataggGCTGTTCAATTATCTACTTTTTGTGCATATGGTGGTTTAATGTGATACACTATTGAGCAAAAAAAACGAATTCTTTCTCAGACATTCTCAGACAGTACAAGGTACAAAACCACTGATTCATTAATATGACTGAAGAGATACCCTTCAGGTAAAAATGACCATGTGCACCAATGTAGCCTTCATAGCAGTCCCAGTTTTAACTGCTTGGAAACTGCTCAAAAACTATTCCATCAtcagaaagcaaaaataaataaataaataaataaaacagtggtCTCATAAATAGTCATTTGAGAAACAAGAGCTTTATGAAAATTGAACTGTACAGCAAAAGACAAAGAACAGGATGCAGTGCCTCTTGAGGTAGTAATGCAGGGCAGATTCAGAAGAGATTCAAGATGGGGGGAAATGAATGATCGTTATTTATATAGTACAGCCTTGTCTACCTTCAGGGTCTGTGTGGTCAGGAAGCCCATTTCTTGTGGTGGCAGGAGTCATGATGGGCAATGCCACTGAGTCCGCAGAACATAAGGCCAATCTCAACTTCTTCTTGGCATCActgaaacaagggaaaaaatactGTCATTATTTCAGTGATAACAATGTGCTACACTTAGACAAGGGAAGCTAAGATTTTGTGAGATGGTCCAAGATATTCATGGGTGCTTGCTTTGTGGTTTTTCTGCAGGATTTTGAATGTCTGACCTGAAAGAGAACTTGGAgtcatgctgctgtgctgtttggCTGGCCGAGTCTGGCAGGTCGTCCGCAGAAATGTTCTGCAAGGCATCATCTCTGGGAGAGTCATGCACACTCTCCTCAACACACAGATCTgtcaacacataaaaaacaaaatacaaatttctCAACTTCATCTAATACAAGCATGTGTGTAATGTAAATGTGTCTTAGCTGAAAATCCTGACCTCCTGCAGCATCATAGGCAGCTCCAGCTGTGGCTCCATCACTGGGGCTCGTCCTCTTGATATTCCTGTACTTATCCAGGATATCTTCAGCTGCCTGGGCTTGACAGTTCTGCCTGGGCAGCGGGTCATCTGACAAACCTACCGACATACAGGACATGACACCTCTGAATTAAACCCACCACAGTGCACATGTCCACATTTTGTCCCTGACTCAGCAAATCGGAAGTATGACGACAATAAATCAGGACAGACCTTGTGGGACACGCTCATGGGCCAGATCATCTTTCTCCTGCTTGTCCCTTTTCCGAAAGGCTGCTATTGGAGCTGTGGAAGAGAGGGAAGTAATGACTGAGTTGGAGGAGTGAGGCCATGTTAAGTGTCACTGGATGAGAGCCTGATCATGAGTCACCTCTTCACAGCCCATCAAAAAAAGCACGTTAATCAAACTCTGGTACTTTTTCATGGGTTTTAGAGAGACTAACAATCTCAATGACAGATGCATGGCATCATACCACTAAAACAGTCTAGTTCAGTACTGCAGAGAAAGcaaataaaagctgaaatggTGAATAAAACCACTGACTGATAACAGAATATCACTAAAGGCCCACTGTACCTGATAACAATTCAAGACCTAGATTTAAAATCAGCCAAGTGAGGCTCATCCTATTAACACCAAGGTGCTGACAGGACAAGCATAAGACTTTTGGTACAGGCACTAGCTCTAGCATTTGATGGATCCCTACACAGGAGAAGTGGGGAGGGAGTATCTACATTGATATTCTGTGTTCTCCATACAGTAGAATGGCAACATACCATAAAAAAGGGTGGCcgacaaaacaaatgcatggatGAGGAGTGTGGGGATGTCAGCTGTGGCTGCACCATGTCACATCACAGCTCTATCTAACACAAAGGGCCACGTCTAAAAAGCAGCATGGCACGCAGCCACTGGCTCCAGCAACTAAGGCTAGCTCAATGACGACAGCATGAAAGCGTTACCTGGGACTTCACTCTCAGCCGTCCAATAAAGCACTGTGAGGAACACAACAGACAGGGTTGGCCTTTCACACACAGGCTGCCGCTCTGTGGGACGACTGTCTACGCATCACCATGCAGAGCAGCAGAACAAACACAATGGACTCTACAATGGTGGGAGGTTGGTGGTTTAGACTTCACAGCCCTCTACTTTTCCAAGTGCACGCATCTCCATTTTATGAATACCAGTTTAATGTTTACTTGAGGACCATCATTATCTCAAAGAGTAATAAGCAGTCATCTTGTGTGCGCACAGCTCATTATTTCCCAGACAGATGTATGAGAGATGGTTATAGAGTTGAACTGCAACAAGAGATGTGTCATCTATCAGTGCTGATGACAGAGAGGTCTATCTAATGACCATTAGCCGCTGGCTGACAGCACTGCTGGGAGGGCTACAGCCGTACTATCTACCCAGCTAAAGCCCCTCTGATGACTGATTAGCTTTGAAAAGTCTAAATAAATCTGCAGCTAGTGAGACGTGAGAGAAAACGGTCTGGACATGTCTCTGGAGTAACTTTCAACAACAAGAAACATCATTTTCCAACTGGAACATCAGCAATGGACTGGAGAACATGGATCATCATTCTCTTTCTCACGTTACAAATCGTTTTCGCTCTGCTCTTTAAAGTGTGATATTTCCTGTCAGATGTGATTAAGAGAacttttttgaggaaaaaaaaaaaacatacaggaaAGTAACAATACAATCAAACACAGATCGCTTTGAAATCTACAAAAGTTCATTTTTCAGCATAGAAAGGAGGACAAGGTTTGTTTCCTTACCTTTAGGAATGGCTGACACAAAACGTTTCTTCCACCATGGTCTGTTGCGATCAGACTTCTCATCATCACTGTCTTTCCTGTCCTCAACCTTTGCATGGACATTTCCAAGTTACATTAAGAGATAAGTATTTAGTTtactacatacatacatactacATATGAAATAGCACAGACAAAGgaacaaacaatttatttatttggaagaTTTTTAAGTggcatttgttttaagaaaaaaaaacagttttgtctATGGTAAGGACAGGGAGTGCTGCTGCAGTTAAGTTACCTCTCCTTTCAGGGAGTCCTTGCTGGGAGATGAGGATGGCCCTAAGGCGAAGGCTCCAGCAGGGTCACGCTCTTCAACCGCTGCCCGCCGGTTAAGGCCAGGGTCGCTTGTGGGCCTGCGGCCGGGGCACACGATGTCAGAGCTACGGCTACGGACCAGCCTGTCAGGGAAGGAGTGGCGCTGCTTGGTGTGCTCCAGCTCAGCCTGTGCCAAGCAGTGGGGAGTGAAGAGAGAGTGGCGGGGCTCCTGCCCCAGGGCACAGGCTTCGGGGATGGGAGGGTCGGGGGGAGGGTGAGGGGGTCTGGCATAGTGCACTTTAGGCCTCACTATGGTTCCAGTGGAGGAGcctggagaaaataaaaacacaggacGGAGCAAATATAATGACTGAAATTGAAAGACTGATGAATTTGGACAGTGACCTAGAGCACAATGTTTGAACATCCCTGTGTGCTGAGTAGTCGCTTACCAGaccataaaaaagaaattagaatATTTCCCAACAACTTGCATGGAGCAATATTCCTATCAGGTGAAGATCAGAGTGAGTAATTGGTATCATTTGGCCACTTAAACTACTCATTAATGTATGACTGCATTGTTCAGAAGATTCACTAAGAGGTACTTAAGACTGTGAATATGGTTCTGTAACACCACATCTCACCTGTTTATAAATGGAGAGAACTGTCGACagacaatataaaaaacagcagaacGCTAAGAAAGTGGGAGAGAGTGCTAGAGAGAGCTGTTAGTGGGAGATAAGCCCTAGGTGTAGGTAGGCCACCTGTTCCAAGGGTAGACTCTCTCTCCTGAAAAGATTCCAATGGCAACCTCGTGCCATGATCACAGTGGGACGAGGGGACAGTGCCAAAGAGCCTGGGGTGAGGTCTCTCAACCTGTCATCCCTTCACCTTGCCACAGACACTACCATTCCTCTCTCAACATCCCTGCTTGTAGTTGCACTGAACAGTCACGCTTTACAAAACGCACAGAAGAAAGAGTAaagaattcaaatgaaaatgtgcaataCTGAATGGGTGAAGTGAAATCACATTCCTACACATTTCACTTATAATAATGTTGTGTCCAGTAATTGGGGTAGGGCCTGGGTGAGGGGCACAGACGCTCTTTCGGTTCATTTCTCAGAACTCAAGCTGTTCTGTGAGCCCACAACATTAGGGCAAGGCTTAATGACACTCATTtccagctctgattggctcttgAGCATTCTGGGAGTGCAAATTACCTTCGCCAGAGGAGAGGGGATCGAACATGGCCAGTAAGGAGTCGGCCTGCGAGGGCGGAGATGTCAGATGGTGCGCTCCTGTAACAACATGAGAGAATTCTCTGTATTTAGACAAATGTACATTAGTTAAAATACTTGGTTTGTAATGAAATGTTAATGATAACAGCCTGATTTTCAAACTGCCCTGTTTTATGACAAACTCCCCATGctcaaaaacaaatattcttCAATCTTCCATTACAACTTTGagtaaaaaattgaaaatgtccAGCACAATGACCGAGTAACACAATTGATTCAGTTAGATGTTGGTGGCAGCTGTGTATATGACAAGGATTGATAGCtttagctgctgctgtttttgacCAGGAAGACAGTGGAATGATGGCTTCGCTAGCCTAGTGGGGAGGTGACACTCTCCTACCGTGGCCTGCCTCCTCCCCATCTGGACTGGTCACAGAGTCCTTCCCTCCAAAGTCTGAGCTGCACTCTGACCGCAGGTCTTCGATCTTGTTGGGAATGTCTTCTGAGGTTGCGCTGATACctgcagcacaaaacacactgtgTTGACATTCAGGACAAAAGCAACTCTATATCACCTCTACAGTGAGATGCCACAGCTTGGAAGAAGTCAAGAAAGAGAACCTGCATGCTATCTGTTCTCAAAGCTTTTATTATGGCTCAGAGTAAAACACCTaaggatgcatttttttctagaCTATGCAGTATGGTCTCTCTCAGATGGAAACCCACTGGGACCTCTAAATTGGTAGCGTAAGCTCCCATGGGTCAGGGGGAAGACACAGATAAGAGTGATCATCGGACACAGACTATCCATCGGCTAGTTCCCCTGGGACGTTTTCCTGCGAGCTGAGCCATGGGCGTCACCGCTGGCTTCTTAATCTGGGATACTACTTCATGCATGTCAACATAGCCTGTCCACCTGAGCCCACAGCAAAGACAACCGGCATTAACCCCTGTGTCCTAGTGAAGAACGCACACAGACCCTACTACCCTGGTTAACAAGCAGTCTCAGCAATATGACTCCTCTACACAGAATCAAAGAGAGAGGCACTTTACTTTAGTTCATCTTTAACCTTGCACAGTAATTGACAGCAAAAACtctaacattttaaaactgacaaaaatagtTCAGAAGAAAGGTAgaatacagagaaaaatgcccaaaataaaaaaagaaataatatgtCAGACATAATGGCTGCAAAACAGagcaagatagagagagacaaagatcAAGAAATTCTAGATAGATTAATACCTGAGACAACGCTGAGGCCTGGTGTGCTGGGTCTGGAGCTGACCTCTCTGACTTCTGTGTCATCTGAGGTGCTACCAACCCCCGAGCAGCTCTCCAACTCCTGCAGGCGCTCCTCCTGCTTCAGGTCTGGGGCCTCTGCGaacagacatgcacataaaaaaaaaaaaaaaaaaaaacacaatgcccTGTTGAGTGGAAAAAAAGTCCCGGAAAAGTATGTATTTTCCTCTCTTGCAGTTTGGACAATCAAAGTATAGTTTAAAGGAAATACACAATCTGTATTCTACTCTGTATCT from Myripristis murdjan chromosome 9, fMyrMur1.1, whole genome shotgun sequence encodes:
- the gapvd1 gene encoding GTPase-activating protein and VPS9 domain-containing protein 1 isoform X4, with product MVKPDIHTLAHHLKQERLYVASEKQLIQRLNGDVLKTAERLYRAAWIAKQQRINLDRLILTSAEASPAECCQHAKVLEDTQFVDGYKTLGFQESIYGEFLARIRENPRLVASCLVAGERLNQEHTQGVIHTVFTSLYGNCIMQEDESYLLQVLRYLIEFELKESDNPRRLLRRGTCAFSILFKLFSEGLYSAKLFLTATLHEPIMQLLVEDEDHLETDPAKVTERLTPAQQERFGEKGSEGYRQRVQAVVEANEAKLVALVNKFIGYLKQNTYCFPHSLRWIVSQMYKTLSCVERLEVGEVRTMCTDLLLTCFICPAIVNPEQYGIISDAPINEVARFNLMQVGQLLQQLAMADDDGDPRRKSSLSKFDKSCVAAFLDVVIGGRAVETPPMSSMNLLEGLSRTVVYMTHNQLIALVDFVRSVMPGDHLREEERMALETLLANVPQSRTVKSNSLELTPSNTPQLSPATTPANKKNRLPIAARSRSRTNIAQEGETEASSQESIQEVMPEEVLVISLGTGPQTVPGMMSENEVLNLQMADGAQGDAPADDTKLHGKPDKTLRFSLCSDNLEGISEGPSNRSNSVSSLDLEGESVSELGAGPSGSNGVEALQLLEHEQATTQDNLDDKLRKFEIRDMMGLTDDRDISETVSETWSTDVLGSDFDPNMDEDRLQEIAGAAVENMLGSLLCLPGSGSVLLDPYGSTISETTSEAWSVEVLPSDSEAPDLKQEERLQELESCSGVGSTSDDTEVREVSSRPSTPGLSVVSGISATSEDIPNKIEDLRSECSSDFGGKDSVTSPDGEEAGHGAHHLTSPPSQADSLLAMFDPLSSGEGSSTGTIVRPKVHYARPPHPPPDPPIPEACALGQEPRHSLFTPHCLAQAELEHTKQRHSFPDRLVRSRSSDIVCPGRRPTSDPGLNRRAAVEERDPAGAFALGPSSSPSKDSLKGEVEDRKDSDDEKSDRNRPWWKKRFVSAIPKAPIAAFRKRDKQEKDDLAHERVPQGLSDDPLPRQNCQAQAAEDILDKYRNIKRTSPSDGATAGAAYDAAGDLCVEESVHDSPRDDALQNISADDLPDSASQTAQQHDSKFSFSDAKKKLRLALCSADSVALPIMTPATTRNGLPDHTDPEDNEIVCFLKVQLAEAINLQDKNQMAQIQETTRCVSRFDARTCRKLLAAIAEDYRKRAPYIAYLTRCRQGLQTSQAHLERLLQRVLRDKEVANRYFTTVCVRLLLEHMEAKMLEFIKAFQGCTAADDKTAAVEDFLRYLYGAMARDAIWQYASEDQLQDAQMAIERSVMNRIFKLAFYPNQDGDILRDQLFHEHIQRLSKVVTANHKALQIPEVYLKEAPWPSAQSEIRTINAYKTPRDKVQCILRMCSTIMNLLSLANEDSVPGADDFVPVLVFVLIRANPPCLLSTVQYINNFYASRLSGEECYWWMQFTAAVEFIKTIDDRK
- the gapvd1 gene encoding GTPase-activating protein and VPS9 domain-containing protein 1 isoform X2, with the protein product MVKPDIHTLAHHLKQERLYVASEKQLIQRLNGDVLKTAERLYRAAWIAKQQRINLDRLILTSAEASPAECCQHAKVLEDTQFVDGYKTLGFQESIYGEFLARIRENPRLVASCLVAGERLNQEHTQGVIHTVFTSLYGNCIMQEDESYLLQVLRYLIEFELKESDNPRRLLRRGTCAFSILFKLFSEGLYSAKLFLTATLHEPIMQLLVEDEDHLETDPAKVTERLTPAQQERFGEKGSEGYRQRVQAVVEANEAKLVALVNKFIGYLKQNTYCFPHSLRWIVSQMYKTLSCVERLEVGEVRTMCTDLLLTCFICPAIVNPEQYGIISDAPINEVARFNLMQVGQLLQQLAMADDDGDPRRKSSLSKFDKSCVAAFLDVVIGGRAVETPPMSSMNLLEGLSRTVVYMTHNQLIALVDFVRSVMPGDHLREEERMALETLLANVPQSRTVKSNSLELTPSNTPQLSPATTPANKKNRLPIAARSRSRTNIAQEGETEASSQESIQEVMPEEVLVISLGTGPQTVPGMMSENEVLNLQMADGAQGDAPADDTKLHGKPDKTLRFSLCSDNLEGISEGPSNRSNSVSSLDLEGESVSELGAGPSGSNGVEALQLLEHEQATTQDNLDDKLRKFEIRDMMGLTDDRDISETVSETWSTDVLGSDFDPNMDEDRLQEIAGAAVENMLGSLLCLPGSGSVLLDPYGSTISETTSEAWSVEVLPSDSEAPDLKQEERLQELESCSGVGSTSDDTEVREVSSRPSTPGLSVVSGISATSEDIPNKIEDLRSECSSDFGGKDSVTSPDGEEAGHGAHHLTSPPSQADSLLAMFDPLSSGEGSSTGTIVRPKVHYARPPHPPPDPPIPEACALGQEPRHSLFTPHCLAQAELEHTKQRHSFPDRLVRSRSSDIVCPGRRPTSDPGLNRRAAVEERDPAGAFALGPSSSPSKDSLKGEVEDRKDSDDEKSDRNRPWWKKRFVSAIPKAPIAAFRKRDKQEKDDLAHERVPQGLSDDPLPRQNCQAQAAEDILDKYRNIKRTSPSDGATAGAAYDAAGDLCVEESVHDSPRDDALQNISADDLPDSASQTAQQHDSKFSFSDAKKKLRLALCSADSVALPIMTPATTRNGLPDHTDPEGNNEIVCFLKVQLAEAINLQDKNQMAQIQETTRCVSRFDARTCRKLLAAIAEDYRKRAPYIAYLTRCRQGLQTSQAHLERLLQRVLRDKEVANRYFTTVCVRLLLEHMEAKMLEFIKAFQGCTAADDKTAAVEDFLRYLYGAMARDAIWQYASEDQLQDAQMAIERSVMNRIFKLAFYPNQDGDILRDQLFHEHIQRLSKVVTANHKALQIPEVYLKEAPWPSAQSEIRTINAYKTPRDKVQCILRMCSTIMNLLSLANEDSVPGADDFVPVLVFVLIRANPPCLLSTVQYINNFYASRLSGEECYWWMQFTAAVEFIKTIDDRK